Proteins encoded together in one Benincasa hispida cultivar B227 chromosome 1, ASM972705v1, whole genome shotgun sequence window:
- the LOC120088521 gene encoding CASP-like protein 1E1 isoform X2 — protein sequence MSCGGKLEVIFRVLGILLSSVAAIVVGVGKETKVVPITISSKLPPFQIVVVAKWYYLSAFVLSNKNLSNNKLTVLIIFLDTVTVALLSSGTGAVMAIGVMGYNGNSHVRWNKVCDTFGRFCKQVAASAVLSLAGAIVFMLLVILAVLGLLKRPK from the exons ATGAGTTGTGGTGGGAAGTTAGAAGTGATTTTTAGGGTTTTGGGAATTTTGTTGAGTTCTGTGGCAGCCATTGTTGTGGGAGTTGGCAAAGAAACAAAGGTGGTTCCTATTACTATCTCCTCCAAACTTCCTCCTTTTCAAATTGTTGTGGTTGCAAAATGGTATTATTTGTCTGCTTTTGT ATTAAGCAACAAGAATCTGAGCAATAATAAGTTAACTGTACTGATCATATTTCTCGACACCGTGACGGTGGCGCTGCTCTCCTCCGGCACCGGAGCCGTCATGGCCATCGGAGTTATGGGCTATAATGGCAACTCGCACGTGCGGTGGAACAAAGTGTGCGATACATTTGGTAGATTTTGCAAGCAAGTGGCAGCTTCTGCCGTCCTCTCTCTTGCCGGAGCCATCGTATTTATGTTGCTGGTTATATTGGCTGTTCTCGGCCTACTGAAGAGGCCCAAATGA
- the LOC120088521 gene encoding CASP-like protein 1E1 isoform X1 gives MSCGGKLEVIFRVLGILLSSVAAIVVGVGKETKVVPITISSKLPPFQIVVVAKWYYLSAFVYLFVTNVITSSYGLLSLLLRLSNKNLSNNKLTVLIIFLDTVTVALLSSGTGAVMAIGVMGYNGNSHVRWNKVCDTFGRFCKQVAASAVLSLAGAIVFMLLVILAVLGLLKRPK, from the exons ATGAGTTGTGGTGGGAAGTTAGAAGTGATTTTTAGGGTTTTGGGAATTTTGTTGAGTTCTGTGGCAGCCATTGTTGTGGGAGTTGGCAAAGAAACAAAGGTGGTTCCTATTACTATCTCCTCCAAACTTCCTCCTTTTCAAATTGTTGTGGTTGCAAAATGGTATTATTTGTCTGCTTTTGT GTACCTTTTCGTAACAAATGTAATAACAAGTTCATATGGATTGTTATCGTTGTTGCTTAGATTAAGCAACAAGAATCTGAGCAATAATAAGTTAACTGTACTGATCATATTTCTCGACACCGTGACGGTGGCGCTGCTCTCCTCCGGCACCGGAGCCGTCATGGCCATCGGAGTTATGGGCTATAATGGCAACTCGCACGTGCGGTGGAACAAAGTGTGCGATACATTTGGTAGATTTTGCAAGCAAGTGGCAGCTTCTGCCGTCCTCTCTCTTGCCGGAGCCATCGTATTTATGTTGCTGGTTATATTGGCTGTTCTCGGCCTACTGAAGAGGCCCAAATGA